The DNA region AGTGCAAGTTCTGTTCACAATATAGAAACAAATGGAAGAAGAGACAATGTCAAAACTCCCAGTAAAGCGTGTACGCAGAGCAATCGAAGCTGACTCCATTCACTTGGCCTTAGCGATGTGGATGGAAATGTTCCCTGATGACACTGAGGAACAGTGTTCAACGGCAAATGGTAGGGAACAGTCGACGACAGCTGGTACAGGAACTTCCGCAACAACGCAACTATTCCGTAAGGTTGGCTGTGTTCTGGTGGAAGGCAATGGCCGCCTTCTTGCGATTGATCGCAGCCGTGACGGTGTTCATGGATTGGCCAGTTTGTTAGTGAAACATCACGACAGAGCTAAGGATTGCAGTGTCTTTATTTCAAGAAAACCTTGTACCTACTGTTCTAAACTCTCCTTGAAGGCGGGCGTGAGGAAAGTGTCTTATCCGCCGGTCGAACCCGAATATTACGAGGCAAGGAAAGAAGAGAAGCGGGTCGAGGCTCTCTTTGATGCCGCCCAAATcgttcaaaatgtttttttccccCAGTTAAAGAAGGAATTGGTAACCGCGGTCGAAGAAGAGTTATCAGCTAAAGCAACATCTTTCAATTATGTTCGTGAGTTTGTTGAAAAGGTTTCTAATAGATTTTGGAATGACAAATACGCGAAGGGTGTCATCGAGGGACCCTTACATCAAGCAAAACACGATCTCGAAAACCTTTCGAAATGGTTTGCTCAAATTTATCTTCCTTTGAAACATTCCAAGCTTGTACTGGCTGCCAAGCACATAGCGATTCCTTCGGAGAGAGCAACAAGCGCGTTTGATCCAGAAAATGATATACACCAACGACGAATTGCAAATCACTTGCTTGCTTTGGGAAGGATGACCGTCCAGTACACCGTGGAACCGAAAACAGGGGTCGGCTGTGTCATCATGAAGGACAATGATATAGTAGCAGTTGGCTGGAATGATTTTCCCCTTAAATCAATCGAGGAAAGTTTTCATTATGCAACCGATCAAGAAAGAGACGGAAAATATCCTTTCTTCATTCACGCAGAGCAAAACGCTCTTCTCGCGCGTAACGCAAAAGATGTCACGGGGACTGTCATTTTTGTCACGAAAATTCCTTGTCACG from Pocillopora verrucosa isolate sample1 chromosome 1, ASM3666991v2, whole genome shotgun sequence includes:
- the LOC131799050 gene encoding cytidine and dCMP deaminase domain-containing protein 1-like; this translates as MEEETMSKLPVKRVRRAIEADSIHLALAMWMEMFPDDTEEQCSTANGREQSTTAGTGTSATTQLFRKVGCVLVEGNGRLLAIDRSRDGVHGLASLLVKHHDRAKDCSVFISRKPCTYCSKLSLKAGVRKVSYPPVEPEYYEARKEEKRVEALFDAAQIVQNVFFPQLKKELVTAVEEELSAKATSFNYVREFVEKVSNRFWNDKYAKGVIEGPLHQAKHDLENLSKWFAQIYLPLKHSKLVLAAKHIAIPSERATSAFDPENDIHQRRIANHLLALGRMTVQYTVEPKTGVGCVIMKDNDIVAVGWNDFPLKSIEESFHYATDQERDGKYPFFIHAEQNALLARNAKDVTGTVIFVTKIPCHECTPLVKVAGIGTVVLSTPLKPVQEKYSLNYDTFREEVERGTFICYETSTENVS